Proteins co-encoded in one Stenotrophomonas maltophilia genomic window:
- a CDS encoding glutathione S-transferase family protein — protein sequence MVEERVPLTVHGMSVSGNCHKVRLLLEQLGSRYRWVEVDSAHGQTHTAEFLALNPNAKVPLIVRDDGRVLTESNAILFWLAEGTPYLPVDGWERAQALSWMFFEQYTHEPCVAVARFIRGWTAADSPRRAELPRLHERAASALAVMEQHLRQAQWFTGSGYGIADIALFAYTDVAHEGGISLEPFPEVRAWLQRVRAQPRFLPMPAVTAEVRARFEAA from the coding sequence ATGGTGGAAGAGCGCGTCCCGTTGACGGTGCATGGCATGTCGGTCTCGGGCAATTGCCACAAGGTCCGACTGCTGCTGGAGCAGCTGGGCAGCCGCTACCGCTGGGTGGAGGTCGACAGCGCCCACGGGCAGACCCACACCGCCGAGTTCCTGGCACTGAATCCCAATGCCAAGGTGCCGCTGATCGTCCGCGACGACGGCCGCGTGCTGACCGAATCCAATGCAATCCTGTTCTGGCTGGCCGAAGGCACGCCGTATCTGCCGGTGGATGGCTGGGAGCGTGCGCAAGCGCTGAGCTGGATGTTCTTCGAGCAGTACACGCATGAGCCCTGCGTGGCCGTGGCGCGCTTCATCCGTGGCTGGACCGCAGCCGATTCGCCGCGCCGTGCCGAGCTGCCGCGCCTGCATGAACGCGCCGCCAGCGCGCTGGCGGTGATGGAGCAGCACCTGCGCCAGGCGCAGTGGTTCACCGGCAGCGGCTACGGTATCGCCGACATTGCCCTGTTCGCCTACACCGATGTGGCGCACGAGGGCGGCATCAGCCTGGAGCCGTTCCCGGAAGTGCGCGCCTGGCTGCAGCGCGTACGTGCACAGCCCCGCTTCCTGCCGATGCCGGCGGTGACCGCCGAGGTGCGCGCACGCTTCGAGGCGGCGTGA